The following are encoded together in the Tripterygium wilfordii isolate XIE 37 chromosome 3, ASM1340144v1, whole genome shotgun sequence genome:
- the LOC119990230 gene encoding uncharacterized protein LOC119990230 isoform X1, whose product MVRTKATSMKQQKRGIDFKKIKRKIGRKLPPPKNATNTEIKSKAIVLPEQSVASEKAGLAVSKKGLTLKELLQQTAHHNSKVRKDALLGIKDLFLRHPAELRLHRYAVIEKLRERISDDDKVVRETLYQLLKSVVFPGCKEDNQGPFISLMMAYIFNAMTHLAIDIRLMAFKFFDLVVQYYPPSFFNYAEKILQNFEDILRNNQFYLQDKGKLRNALACLVNCLLLLPCNKRDVESNEEKAAEKRILHGYEPDSPSKSAGFSFIFHKLRDLVAVLVNCFQDFVPLAHSLPVLDSQSYDCMLSIVQSIDLAVMFYVRWIPKSASLYGVADAAIWDQTLSSVLIKKLFIVFPLNSTHHLSAKGDDKYFVLNILITKIFFHLTEFSWPPSDLLEKYLAFIEDALLGKICRDMRTGKPFQERNLISLLSFIPKLVSQLAGDWRSRLVQAFTKTFKDCNPESSLKLACLSTIQKMLVPEEEVPLQFASDPTTLDYQIAWMRELPKLLVALGDKHPSSSQAVLRLQLQLGQRSSSSSSLEWEYNQMQFALGDLYSTCQGGHTCYGPFVRLPRDCQELAVCCLYYFSCLESIFLKSIASCCLCDDLDPSVLFRIIEVLHSAFQVGRVQITDHISFFITLLSHFRVFPESDVKISNLGTFKSMTSAIDSCLSQMGDKPLVFQILENIIIEQISSKLPLDNTCAMLRILVSLDTKPTRLSEPSIITLSNFLPGYLIDVVLCIPENHDKAMKSTQICSCRFYLLPCFFLFDRSHKLLSLVLTLMGSLIKSSYSLHSGPTQYTAERASRVDAMVSVLLLMHKDVKLRKILSSSKTEINYFSQNLYHLQASKGKNMKLEERHRIQCALDRLKVVTSTS is encoded by the exons ATGGTGCGTACAAAGGCTACCTCAATGAAGCAGCAGAAGCGTGGCATCGACTTTAAG AAAATTAAGCGGAAGATAGGCAGGAAACTACCGCCGCCAAAGAATGCGACGAACACTGAGATTAAATCCAAAG CAATTGTTCTTCCCGAGCAGAGTGTAGCCTCAGAGAAGGCTGGATTAGCTGTCAGTAAGAAGGGATTGACGTTGAAAGAGCTTCTTCAACAAACGGCTCATCATAACTCGAAAGTTCGTAAAG ATGCGCTATTGGGTATTAAGGATTTATTCCTTAGGCATCCAGCCGAGTTGAGGTTGCACAGATATGCTGTTATAGAGAAATTGCGTGAACGAATCAGCGATGATGATAAAGTGGTTAGAGAAACACTCTATCAACTTTTGAAGTCGGTTGTTTTCCCAGGCTGTAAAGAG GATAATCAAGGGCCTTTCATCTCTTTGATGATGGCATATATTTTCAATGCAATGACACATTTGGCAATTGACATTCGACTGAtggctttcaaattttttgatcTTGTTGTGCAATATTATCCACCCTCCTTTTTCAACTATGCTGAAAAG ATTCTTCAAAACTTTGAAGATATTCTGCGAAACAACCAGTTCTATCTCCAAGATAAGGGAAAACTCAGGAATGCTCTAGCTTGCTTGGTGAACTGCTTGTTACTATTGCCATGTAATAAAAGAGATGTTGAATCAAATGAAGAG AAGGCTGCAGAGAAAAGAATATTGCATGGATATGAGCCTGACTCGCCTTCAAAATCTGCTG ggttttctttcattttccatAAATTGAGAGACCTTGTGGCAGTTCTAGTCAACTGCTTTCAAGATTTTGTCCCGTTGGCTCATTCTCTTCCCGTGCTAGATTCACAGTCATATGATTGTATGCTTAGTATAGTTCAGAGCATAGATCTTGCTGTGATGTTTTATGTTCGTTGGATACCAAAGTCAGCATCTCTTTATGGAGTTGCTGATGCAGCTATCTGGGATCAAACTCTTTCATCAGTGTTAATCAAGAAGCTATTTATCGTGTTTCCCCTCAACTCGACACATCATCTTTCAGCAAAG GGTgatgataaatattttgtattgaacattttgattacaaaaatattttttcatttaacCGAGTTTTCGTGGCCTCCCTCTGATCTGTTGGAGAAATATCTTGCATTCATTGAGGATGCTTTGCTTGGAAAG ATCTGTCGTGACATGCGGACTGGTAAACCATTCCAAGAAAGGAATTTAATATCATTACTTTCTTTTATTCCAAAACTTGTATCACAACTGGCTGGTGATTGGAGATCTCGCCTTGTTCAG GCGTTTACAAAGACATTCAAGGATTGTAATCCAGAGTCCTCGTTAAAACTGGCATGTCTTTCAACAATTCAAAAAATGCTTGTTCCT GAAGAAGAGGTGCCATTGCAATTTGCAAGTGATCCAACCACACTAGATTATCAGATTGCTTGGATGAGAGAGCTCCCCAAATTGCTAGTAGCTCTTGGGGATAAGCATCCGTCCTCTTCCCAG GCTGTGTTGCGCCTTCAGCTTCAGCTGGGACAACGTTCTTCATCAAGTTCTTCACTTGAATGGGAATACAATCAGATGCAATTTGCGCTTGGAGATTTATACAGCACGTGCCAGGGAG GGCATACATGCTATGGTCCTTTCGTAAGGCTTCCCAGGGATTGCCAGGAACTCGCTGTCTGTTGCCTTTACTATTTTTCTTGCTTGGAATCGATTTTCCTGAAGTCAATTGCTTCTTGTTGTTTGT GTGATGATTTGGACCCATCTGTATTATTTCGAATTATAGAAGTTCTACATTCAGCATTCCAAGTTGGCCGCGTCCAAATTACTGATCACATTAGCTTCTTCATCACCTTGCTCTCCCATTTCAGAGTTTTTCCAG AGAGTGATGTGAAGATTTCAAATCTTGGCACTTTTAAGTCGATGACCAGTGCCATTGACTCATGCTTATCCCAGATGGGTGACAAGCCTCTTGTTTTTCAGATACTTGAGAACATAATAATTGAGCAGATA TCATCAAAGCTCCCTTTGGACAATACATGTGCTATGCTAAGGATACTTGTCAGCCTTGACACTAAACCAACAAGGCTTTCTGAACCAAGCATTATTACTCTGAGCAATTTTCTTCCTGGATATTTAATTGATGTTGTTCTG TGCATTCCAGAGAATCATGACAAGGCCATGAAGTCTACTCAGATCTGCAGTTGCCGTTTTTATCTTCTACCTTGCTTTTTCTTGTTTGATAGAAGTCACAAGCTTCTGAGTCTTGTGTTAACTTTGATGGGCTCACTGATTAAAAGTAGTTACTCTCTTCATTCTGGTCCAACGCAATATACTGCAGAACGTGCAAGTAGGGTAGATGCCATGGTTTCTGTTCTTCTATTGATGCATAAGGATGTTAAACTTCGGAAAATTCTCTCTTCATCGAAGACAGAGATCAATTATTTCTCACAGAACCTATATCATTTACAG GcatcaaaaggaaaaaatatgaaaCTTGAAGAAAGACACAGAATACAATGTGCATTGGATCGCCTTAAGGTTGTAACTAGTACATCATAG
- the LOC119990230 gene encoding testis-expressed protein 10 homolog isoform X2, translating into MMAYIFNAMTHLAIDIRLMAFKFFDLVVQYYPPSFFNYAEKILQNFEDILRNNQFYLQDKGKLRNALACLVNCLLLLPCNKRDVESNEEKAAEKRILHGYEPDSPSKSAGFSFIFHKLRDLVAVLVNCFQDFVPLAHSLPVLDSQSYDCMLSIVQSIDLAVMFYVRWIPKSASLYGVADAAIWDQTLSSVLIKKLFIVFPLNSTHHLSAKGDDKYFVLNILITKIFFHLTEFSWPPSDLLEKYLAFIEDALLGKICRDMRTGKPFQERNLISLLSFIPKLVSQLAGDWRSRLVQAFTKTFKDCNPESSLKLACLSTIQKMLVPEEEVPLQFASDPTTLDYQIAWMRELPKLLVALGDKHPSSSQAVLRLQLQLGQRSSSSSSLEWEYNQMQFALGDLYSTCQGGHTCYGPFVRLPRDCQELAVCCLYYFSCLESIFLKSIASCCLCDDLDPSVLFRIIEVLHSAFQVGRVQITDHISFFITLLSHFRVFPESDVKISNLGTFKSMTSAIDSCLSQMGDKPLVFQILENIIIEQISSKLPLDNTCAMLRILVSLDTKPTRLSEPSIITLSNFLPGYLIDVVLCIPENHDKAMKSTQICSCRFYLLPCFFLFDRSHKLLSLVLTLMGSLIKSSYSLHSGPTQYTAERASRVDAMVSVLLLMHKDVKLRKILSSSKTEINYFSQNLYHLQASKGKNMKLEERHRIQCALDRLKVVTSTS; encoded by the exons ATGATGGCATATATTTTCAATGCAATGACACATTTGGCAATTGACATTCGACTGAtggctttcaaattttttgatcTTGTTGTGCAATATTATCCACCCTCCTTTTTCAACTATGCTGAAAAG ATTCTTCAAAACTTTGAAGATATTCTGCGAAACAACCAGTTCTATCTCCAAGATAAGGGAAAACTCAGGAATGCTCTAGCTTGCTTGGTGAACTGCTTGTTACTATTGCCATGTAATAAAAGAGATGTTGAATCAAATGAAGAG AAGGCTGCAGAGAAAAGAATATTGCATGGATATGAGCCTGACTCGCCTTCAAAATCTGCTG ggttttctttcattttccatAAATTGAGAGACCTTGTGGCAGTTCTAGTCAACTGCTTTCAAGATTTTGTCCCGTTGGCTCATTCTCTTCCCGTGCTAGATTCACAGTCATATGATTGTATGCTTAGTATAGTTCAGAGCATAGATCTTGCTGTGATGTTTTATGTTCGTTGGATACCAAAGTCAGCATCTCTTTATGGAGTTGCTGATGCAGCTATCTGGGATCAAACTCTTTCATCAGTGTTAATCAAGAAGCTATTTATCGTGTTTCCCCTCAACTCGACACATCATCTTTCAGCAAAG GGTgatgataaatattttgtattgaacattttgattacaaaaatattttttcatttaacCGAGTTTTCGTGGCCTCCCTCTGATCTGTTGGAGAAATATCTTGCATTCATTGAGGATGCTTTGCTTGGAAAG ATCTGTCGTGACATGCGGACTGGTAAACCATTCCAAGAAAGGAATTTAATATCATTACTTTCTTTTATTCCAAAACTTGTATCACAACTGGCTGGTGATTGGAGATCTCGCCTTGTTCAG GCGTTTACAAAGACATTCAAGGATTGTAATCCAGAGTCCTCGTTAAAACTGGCATGTCTTTCAACAATTCAAAAAATGCTTGTTCCT GAAGAAGAGGTGCCATTGCAATTTGCAAGTGATCCAACCACACTAGATTATCAGATTGCTTGGATGAGAGAGCTCCCCAAATTGCTAGTAGCTCTTGGGGATAAGCATCCGTCCTCTTCCCAG GCTGTGTTGCGCCTTCAGCTTCAGCTGGGACAACGTTCTTCATCAAGTTCTTCACTTGAATGGGAATACAATCAGATGCAATTTGCGCTTGGAGATTTATACAGCACGTGCCAGGGAG GGCATACATGCTATGGTCCTTTCGTAAGGCTTCCCAGGGATTGCCAGGAACTCGCTGTCTGTTGCCTTTACTATTTTTCTTGCTTGGAATCGATTTTCCTGAAGTCAATTGCTTCTTGTTGTTTGT GTGATGATTTGGACCCATCTGTATTATTTCGAATTATAGAAGTTCTACATTCAGCATTCCAAGTTGGCCGCGTCCAAATTACTGATCACATTAGCTTCTTCATCACCTTGCTCTCCCATTTCAGAGTTTTTCCAG AGAGTGATGTGAAGATTTCAAATCTTGGCACTTTTAAGTCGATGACCAGTGCCATTGACTCATGCTTATCCCAGATGGGTGACAAGCCTCTTGTTTTTCAGATACTTGAGAACATAATAATTGAGCAGATA TCATCAAAGCTCCCTTTGGACAATACATGTGCTATGCTAAGGATACTTGTCAGCCTTGACACTAAACCAACAAGGCTTTCTGAACCAAGCATTATTACTCTGAGCAATTTTCTTCCTGGATATTTAATTGATGTTGTTCTG TGCATTCCAGAGAATCATGACAAGGCCATGAAGTCTACTCAGATCTGCAGTTGCCGTTTTTATCTTCTACCTTGCTTTTTCTTGTTTGATAGAAGTCACAAGCTTCTGAGTCTTGTGTTAACTTTGATGGGCTCACTGATTAAAAGTAGTTACTCTCTTCATTCTGGTCCAACGCAATATACTGCAGAACGTGCAAGTAGGGTAGATGCCATGGTTTCTGTTCTTCTATTGATGCATAAGGATGTTAAACTTCGGAAAATTCTCTCTTCATCGAAGACAGAGATCAATTATTTCTCACAGAACCTATATCATTTACAG GcatcaaaaggaaaaaatatgaaaCTTGAAGAAAGACACAGAATACAATGTGCATTGGATCGCCTTAAGGTTGTAACTAGTACATCATAG
- the LOC119984141 gene encoding mediator of RNA polymerase II transcription subunit 27, whose translation MMRFNSPLQQQQQQKQEPQQQEEAQAKPNPDPPPQSKTDAPPKQVAMALDRLGQAGRLIADVRLGADLLLEALFAAAEPHQINKPLHFFIKEDVSMRQRLQDLRSIGRQLEESGVLNESLRSRSNSWGLHMPLVCPDGAVVAYAWKRQLAGQAGASAVDRTRLALKAFTDQKRRFFPHLDDEQNKDDAESMSKKLHVSQVEPANQQEELGDCKTLSDILTRVEKEVPNLKIFTYERLDWLKRASSLPTSANDNSLEASDEHTFDSLNRLRFESQGTAGTDKVAVIELFFPSILRAIVSLHPAGSTNPDAVAFFSPDEGGSYIHARGSSVYHVFRPVTEHAALAQQYFLGSGTETALYYLLRWICSYESLFAKACSKCGRLLAMDRKSSLLLPPVRRCYQNFCNSKVLSAPLISSTGDRNSDELGAYHISCYTEHA comes from the exons ATGATGAGATTCAATTCTCCAttgcaacaacaacagcagcagaagCAGGAACCTCAACAGCAGGAGGAAGCTCAGGCAAAACCTAATCCCGATCCGCCGCCCCAATCCAAAACAGATGCGCCGCCGAAGCAGGTGGCGATGGCATTGGACAGGCTGGGTCAGGCTGGCCGCCTCATCGCCGACGTGAGGCTTGGAGCTGATCTTCTACTTGAAGCATTATTCGCGGCTGCGGAGCCTCACCAAATCAACAAGCCCCTCCATTTCTTCATCAAGGAAGATGTTTCCATGCGCCAACGTCTCCAGGACCTCCGCTCCAtag GAAGGCAGCTGGAGGAGTCCGGAGTTTTGAATGAATCACTTCGTTCAAGAAGTAATTCTTGGGGATTGCATATGCCCTTGGTGTGTCCTGATGGGGCGGTTGTTGCTTATGCTTGGAAGAGACAACTTGCTGGCCAGGCAGGTGCGTCTGCTGTTGACAGGACCAG ATTAGCTCTCAAGGCCTTTACAGATCAAAAACGGCGATTTTTCCCTCATCTTGATGATGAACAAAATAAGGACGATGCAGAATCAATGTCAAAGAAACTTCATGTTTCCCAAGTAGAGCCAGCCAATCAACAAGAAGAGCTTGGTGACTGCAAAACACTTTCAGACATTCTGACACGTGTGGAGAAAGAAGTgccaaatttgaaaatttttactTACGAACGGTTGGACTGGTTGAAAAGGGCTTCTTCATTGCCGACTTCAGCAAATGACAATTCTTTAGAAGCATCAGATGAACATACTTTTGACAGTTTAAATAGACTCAGATTTGAATCACAGGGCACTGCTGGAACAGATAAAGTTGCTGTAATCGAATTGTTCTTTCCTTCCATTTTAAGAGCTATAGTTTCCTTGCACCCGGCTGGTTCTACTAACCCAGACGCTGTAGCTTTCTTTTCACCGGATGAG GGAGGCAGCTATATACATGCTAGAGGCTCTTCAGTTTATCATGTATTTAGGCCTGTCACG GAGCACGCCGCACTGGCCCAGCAATATTTTTTGGGGAGCGGGACTGAAACTGCTTTATATTATCTTCTG CGCTGGATCTGCAGCTATGAAAGTCTATTTGCAAAAGCGTGCAG TAAGTGTGGGCGGTTACTAGCAATGGACAGAAAATCTTCGCTACTCTTACCTCCTGTTCGTCGTTGTTACCAGAACTTTTGCAACTCGAAAGTTTTATCTGCTCCACTTATTTCATCAACAGGGGACCGGAATTCGGATGAACTTGGGGCTTATCATATTAGTTGTTATACGGAGCATGCATAG
- the LOC119984132 gene encoding receptor protein kinase TMK1-like: MLQNRRSAMTKILLALFAALAAVGLSVTDPNDLGILKQFRDGLENPELLEWPSSGDDPCGPPSWKHVFCSKGRVTQIQVQNMSLKGPLPQNLNKLSMLQNLGLQKNLFTGQLPSFSGLSNLQYAYLDYNQFDTIPGDFFDGLTSLQVLALDSINFNASTGWSFPKGLQDSAQLANLSCMSCNLVGPLPDFLGRMQSLQFLKLSGNSLSGEIPASFQGISLQMLWLNDQQGGGMTGPIDVVTTMASLSVLWLHGNQFTGTIPESIGNLTLLKDLDLNGNKLVGLVPDSLANMQLDALDLNNNQLMGPIPNFKAAKVTCASNAFCQSTAGVACAPQVMALIQFLGGLNYPSRFVSSWTGNNPCTGPWLGLNCDNNGNVFMINIPKFNLSGTLSPSVAQLDSLSQINLASNEVNGPIPSNWTSLKSLKTLDLSDNNISYPLPKFSSTVKLVLDGNPLLNGNQSGSTPPSGGSPSSGGSLFPPGSPVNPEGSGNSSGGSKKTYFKTSTLIAIVAPVAVVAFLAFPVYFYCYKKRKDAYQAPGSLVIHPRDPSDSDNMVKIVVPTNVNGSASTVTGSGSASRNSSAFGDSHVIEAGNLVISVQVLRNVTKNFAPENELGRGGFGVVYKGELDDGTKIAVKRMEAGVLSGKALNEFQAEIAVLSKVRHRHLVSLLGYSVEGNERILVYEYMPQGALSKHLFHWKSFELEPLSWKRRLNIALDVARGMEYLHSMAHQSFIHRDLKSSNILLGDDFKAKVSDFGLVKLAPDGEKSVVTRLAGTFGYLAPEYAVTGRITTKTDVFSFGVVLMELLTGLMALDDGRPEDRQYLAAWFWRIKSDKEKLRAAIDPALDVKGETFESMSIIAELAGHCTAREPGQRPDMGYAVNVLAPLVEKWKPLDDDTEEYCGIDYSLPLNQMVKGWQEAEGKEFSYLEDSKGSIPERPTGFAESFTSADGR, translated from the exons ATGTTGCAAAACCGCAGATCTGCCATGACGAAGATTTTGCTTGCACTTTTTGCCGCACTTGCAGCAGTGGGTCTGAGTGTGACGGACCCAAACGACCTTGGTATTCTCAAGCAGTTCAGAGATGGTCTGGAGAACCCAGAGCTCTTGGAGTGGCCTTCAAGTGGTGATGACCCATGTGGCCCCCCTAGCTGGAAGCATGTTTTCTGTTCTAAAGGAAGGGTTACTCAAATTCAGGTTCAGAACATGAGTCTCAAAGGCCCTTTGCCTCAGAATCTCAACAAGCTCTCCATGCTTCAAAACTTAGGCCTTCAGAAGAATCTGTTCACTGGTCAGTTACCATCCTTCAGTGGCTTGTCAAATTTACAGTATGCTTATTTGGATTACAACCAATTCGACACAATCCCGGGTGATTTCTTTGATGGTCTTACGAGCCTGCAAGTTTTAGCATTGGATAGCATCAATTTCAATGCCAGTACAGGATGGTCATTCCCTAAGGGGTTGCAAGATTCTGCTCAATTAGCTAATCTTTCTTGTATGAGTTGTAATTTGGTGGGTCCCTTGCCAGATTTCTTAGGCCGAATGCAATCTCTTCAGTTCTTGAAACTCTCCGGCAATAGTTTGTCAGGTGAAATTCCGGCGAGTTTTCAGGGCATTTCTTTGCAGATGCTGTGGCTGAATGATCAACAAGGAGGGGGTATGACTGGGCCCATTGATGTGGTGACAACCATGGCATCACTCTCGGTTCTGTGGCTTCATGGGAACCAGTTCACGGGGACAATACCAGAGAGCATCGGTAATTTGACTCTTTTGAAGGATCTCGACCTTAATGGTAATAAGCTCGTTGGTTTGGTACCTGACAGCTTAGCGAATATGCAGCTAGACGCTTTAGATTTGAACAATAACCAGTTAATGGGTCCAATCCCCAATTTTAAAGCAGCTAAAGTGACTTGTGCTTCAAATGCATTTTGTCAATCCACTGCTGGGGTTGCTTGTGCCCCTCAAGTTATGGCACTGATACAATTTCTTGGTGGGTTGAATTACCCTTCAAGGTTTGTTTCTTCATGGACTGGTAATAATCCATGCACAGGGCCATGGCTGGGATTGAATTGCGATAACAATGGCAATGTTTTTATGATTAATATACCTAAGTTCAACCTTAGTGGCACCTTGAGCCCTTCGGTAGCACAGTTAGATTCTCTTTCTCAAATAAACCTGGCCAGTAATGAAGTAAATGGTCCAATCCCATCGAACTGGACTAGTTTGAAGTCGCTGAAGACTTTGGATCTTAGTGACAACAATATTTCTTATCCCCTGCCAAAGTTCAGTAGCACTGTGAAACTTGTCTTAGATGGGAATCCTCTGTTAAATGGAAACCAGTCAGGTAGCACTCCACCTTCAGGAGGCAGTCCGTCATCTGGGGGTTCTCTATTTCCACCTGGCAGTCCAGTTAACCCAGAAGGCTCCGGTAATTCTTCTGGGGGATCAAAGAAGACATATTTCAAAACGTCTACTTTAATTGCAATTGTAGCTCCTGTTGCAGTTGTTGCTTTCTTGGCCTTTCCTGTTTATTTCTATTGTTATAAGAAGAGAAAAGATGCCTACCAGGCTCCAGGATCTCTTGTTATCCACCCTAGAGATCCGTCCGATTCAGATAACATGGTAAAGATTGTAGTTCCCACTAACGTCAATGGAAGTGCCTCTACAGTAACAGGGAGTGGTTCTGCAAGCAGAAATAGTAGTGCATTTGGCGATTCACACGTCATTGAGGCAGGAAATCTGGTTATATCAGTTCAAGTCCTTCGGAATGTGACAAAGAATTTTGCCCCAGAGAATGAACTTGGCCGCGGTGGCTTTGGTGTTGTGTATAAGGGAGAATTGGACGATGGAACAAAAATAGCAGTGAAGAGAATGGAGGCTGGTGTGTTAAGTGGCAAAGCATTGAATGAATTCCAGGCTGAGATTGCTGTTCTTTCAAAGGTTCGGCACCGCCATTTGGTGTCTCTTCTGGGTTATTCCGTCGAAGGCAATGAGAGAATTCTTGTTTACGAGTATATGCCCCAAGGGGCTCTCAGCAAGCATCTTTTCCATTGGAAGAGCTTCGAATTGGAGCCCCTCTCTTGGAAGAGAAGACTCAATATTGCACTAGATGTAGCTAGAGGGATGGAGTATCTTCATAGTATGGCTCACCAGAGCTTTATACACAGAGATCTTAAATCTTCAAATATATTACTTGGCGATGATTTCAAAGCAAAAGTTTCAGATTTTGGACTGGTGAAACTTGCTCCCGATGGTGAAAAATCTGTTGTGACTAGGCTTGCAGGGACTTTTGGATACTTAGCGCCAGAGTATGCAG TTACAGGGAGAATTACAACCAAGACCGATGTCTTTAGTTTTGGGGTTGTGTTGATGGAGCTTTTGACTGGTTTAATGGCACTCGATGACGGCAGGCCTGAGGATAGACAATATTTGGCTGCATGGTTTTGGCGCATCAAATCAGATAAAGAGAAACTGAGAGCTGCCATTGACCCAGCGCTTGATGTAAAGGGTGAAACATTTGAGAGTATGTCGATCATTGCTGAACTTGCCGGGCACTGTACTGCAAGGGAACCTGGCCAAAGACCTGATATGGGATATGCTGTCAATGTTCTAGCTCCACTTGTTGAAAAATGGAAACCGTTGGATGACGACACTGAAGAATATTGTGGCATTGATTACAGCCTTCCTCTGAACCAAATGGTGAAGGGATGGCAAGAAGCAGAAGGAAAGGAATTCAGTTACCTAGAAGACAGCAAGGGTAGTATCCCAGAAAGACCTACTGGATTTGCAGAATCTTTCACTTCTGCTGATGGTCGGTAG
- the LOC119988556 gene encoding ribosome biogenesis protein NSA2 homolog, which yields MPQGDYIELHRKRHGYRLDHFERKRKKEAREVHKRSAMAQKALGIKGKMIAKKNYAEKALIKKTLAMHEESTSRRKVEDDVHEGAVPAYLLDRENTTRAKVLSNTVKQKRKEKAGKWEVPLPKVRPVAEDEMFKVIRTGKRKTKEWKRMVTKATFVGPGFTRKPPKYERFIRPSGLRFTKAHVTHPELKCTFNLEIIGVKKNPNGPMYTSLGVMTKGTIIEVNVSELGLVTPAGKVVWGKYAQVTNNPENDGCINAVLLV from the exons ATG CCGCAGGGAGATTACATTGAGCTTCACAGGAAGCGACATGGATATCGTCTCGATCACTTCGAGCGCAAGCGCAAGAAGGAGGCTCGTGAAGTTCACAAGCGCTCCGCGATGGCACAGAAG GCACTGGGTATCAAGGGGAAGATGATTGCTAAGAAAAACTACGCTGAGAAGGCCCTCATCAAGAAAAC ATTGGCTATGCACGAGGAATCAACGTCTAGACGGAAGGTGGAAGATGATGTTCACGAGGGAGCCGTTCCAGCCTATCTGCTTGATCGTGAGAACACAACACGTGCTAAG GTTCTTAGCAATACTGTGAAACAAAAGAGGAAGGAGAAAGCTGGGAAATGGGAGGTCCCTCTGCCCAAG GTAAGGCCTGTGGCAGAAGATGAAATGTTTAAAGTGATCAGAACTGGCAAACGCAAAA CAAAAGAATGGAAGAGGATGGTCACGAAGGCCACATTTGTTGGTCCAGGTTTCACAAGGAAGCCTCCCAAATATGAGCGATTCATCCGTCCTTCAGGGTTGCGATTTACTAAAGCCCATGTGACACACCCTGAATTGAAATGCACCTTCAATCTTGAGATCATTGGAGTGAAGAAGAATCCCAATGGTCCAATGTATACATCTCTTGGTGTTATGACCAAAGGAACCATTATTGAG GTGAATGTCAGCGAACTGGGTCTTGTCACCCCCGCAGGGAAAGTTGTGTGGG GGAAGTATGCTCAAGTGACAAATAACCCCGAAAATGATGGTTGCATAAATGCAGTTCTGCTTGTGTAA
- the LOC119984412 gene encoding uncharacterized protein LOC119984412, with amino-acid sequence MGLLSNRVDRESLKPGDHIYSWRTAYIYAHHGIYIGDDRVIHFTRRGQEVGTGTLVDLLLVSSGPARSRAPCPNCTPPDEGQGVLSSCLNCFLAGGVLYRFEYAVTPALFLAKARGGTCTLAVADSNDVVVHRARYLLTNGFGCYNIFKNNCEDFAIYCKTGLLVVDQGPLGQSGQAVSIVGGPLAAVMSTPLRLVTTNVYGMVATAVGVYCASRYVGDIGMRKDVVKVSVEDLTRRMAAGLLQVMEPQILAAPALESH; translated from the exons ATGGGTCTGCTCTCTAATCG AGTCGATAGGGAGAGCTTGAAGCCGGGGGATCACATCTACTCTTGGAGGACTGCTTATATCTACGCCCATCACg GCATATATATCGGAGACGACAGAGTTATTCATTTTACCCGACGTGGTCAAGAAGTAGGAACTGGTACACTGGTAGATCTTCTTTTGGTGAGCTCGGGACCTGCTCGATCCCGAGCACCCTGCCCCAATTGCACTCCACCAGATGAAGGCCAAGGAGTTTTATCTTCATGTCTCAACTGTTTTCTCGCTGGTGGTGTTTTATACCGGTTTGAGTATGCTGTTACCCCTGCTCTCTTTCTAGCCAAAGCACGTGGAGGAACTTGCACTCTTGCAGTTGCTGACTCCAATGACGTGGTGGTGCATCGTGCAAGATACTTACTTACCAATGGTTTTGGGTGCTATAACATTTTTAAGAACAATTGCGAAGACTTTGCTATCTACTGTAAAACCGGGCTCCTTGTAGTGGATCAAGGACCACTTGGACAGAGCGGCCAAGCAGTATCCATCGTAGGTGGTCCATTGGCTGCTGTGATGTCTACACCGCTACGACTTGTCACCACCAATGTGTACGGGATGGTCGCCACAGCTGTAGGTGTCTATTGTGCTAGCAGGTATGTTGGTGATATTGGTATGAGGAAAGATGTGGTCAAGGTCTCTGTGGAGGACTTGACCAGGAGAATGGCAGCAGGCTTATTGCAGGTGATGGAGCCCCAAATCTTAGCTGCTCCTGCCCTTGAATCTCATTAG